AGCAGCATGTTTCCGCATTGAACGGTCCGGATGACTTAATTTATTGGACGCCTGACCTACAGAATAGGATTCTTTTTTTCCGTCTTCTTCGAGCTCTACAGACATTGTTCCAACAATTGCATCATACATCTGTCCCCACCCATTATAACCGTCAACAGACAAATCATTGATCAACATTTCTTGAGCAGCAGGTAATTGCTCTTTTGCCTTTGAGCGATTTTCATTCAGCACAAAGCTCAGAGGTTTTAGATCCGGGTGTTCAAGCATCTTTTCCCAGTCTGTCCCAGGAATTTTAACCATTTTTTGGTCAAGTGATGTTGTTATCGTACCTAGTCGAGCGCTGAGATCACTCCGCTTACCAACAAGAATGGTCGCCTTTTTATCGGTTACATCCTGAGCGCTCAAACAACTGATAAATGCAGAAGCTTCACGCAGTTGTTTCGTCGTTTTTTCAAGATGGGCAATCGTTTCTGCCAGCTGAACACTGCTGGCAGAAACCGGGTCAAATGAGTCCACATAACCTTTAAGTTTATCAATATTGGATTCCAATTTAGTGAGATATGTACGGAGTTCTTCTGAATCACTTCCTCCAGAAAACACAGTATCCAAATCCCATGTTGGCTGATAAGTTTCAGTCATTAAATGAATTCCTCCTCTTTTAAATTAACTTACTTTTTCAGTATAACGGGACTTTTTATTTTTTTCATTTCATATGACTCGACGACATATGTTATATCGGTTTGAACATTACTCATAAGAGGTACATATATATATAGAAGTGTCTTTTACACATATAATTAAAAGGAGGATATACATTGGCTTTTAATGTTACGGAAAAGTTAATACATTCCCATCTTGTGTCTGGGGAAATGAAAAAAGGAGAGGAAATCGGTTTAAAGATCGATCAAACCTTAACACAAGATGCGACAGGAACTATGGTCATGCTTGAATTAGAAGCGATGGGTCTTGACTATGCAAAAACAGAGGCCTCTGCACAGTATGTCGACCATAATTTAATTCAGGTTGACAACAAGAATCCTGACGATCACTTATTTCTAGAAAGTGCGTCAAAACGCTTCGGGCTTTATTACAGTCGTCCCGGTAACGGTGTAAGCCATCCTGTCCACATGCAACGTCTCGCACGACCCGGTAAAACCCTGCTTGGCTCGGACAGTCATACATGTGCAAATGGTGCCATGGGCATGCTTGCTATGGGAGCAGGCGGCATTGACGTTGCACTTGCCATCACTGGAGAACCGATTTATATCAAAATGCCGGAAATCATGGGTGTCAAGCTTACTGGGAAACTGCCTGACTGGGTCAGTGCTAAAGACGTAGCACTGGAAATGCTTAGACGATATGATGTCAAAGGTGGCGTCGGGAAGATTATTGAATATTACGGACCGGGCGTTAAAGAACTTTCTGCCATGGACCGTCATGTGATCGCAAACAAGGGTGCAGAGCTCGGTGCGACGACTACGGTATTTCCTTCAGATGAGGAAATCAAGCGTTTTATGGCGACGCAGGACCGTGAAGAGGAATGGGAGGAATTGGTTGCAGATGAAGACGCTTCGTATGATCTCCATGACGAGATCAACTTGTCTGAATTGGTTCCTTTAATTGCAAAGCCTTCTAGTCCTGGCAATGTCGTTCCTGTCAGCGAAATCGCCGGAACTCCTATCTATCAATCATACATCGGCTCCTCAGCAAACCCGGGCTTCAGGGACTTTGCAATTGCAGCTGAAATTGTGAAAGGCAACAAAATTGCTGATACATTGTCTTTTGACATAAACCCGACCTCAAGACAAATGCTGACCAGCTTGGTGAAAGAGTTTCATATTGCAAGTTTGCTGCAATCAGGGGCACGGCTGCATCAGGCAGGGTGTAACGGGTGTATTGGCATGGGGCAGGCACCTGCAACTGGGAAAAACAGTCTGAGAACAACGCCCAGAAACTTTCCGGGGCGCTCCGGAACAGTTGAAGACAGTGTGTATTTGTCGAGCCCTGAAACAGCAGCTGTTTCAGCGTTAAAAGGAGAAATCACTGATCCGCGCACATTTGATAAGCCATACCCGAAAGTCAATGTCCCGAATGAAAAATATGTGGATGACCATTTATTTGAACCGCCTTTGCCAGTTGAAGAAGCAAAGAATGTAGAAATCGTAAAAGGCCCTAATATCGTTTCTATACCAGAAATGAATGAACTCCCTGATGAGCTGGAAATTCCTGTCCTGTTGAAAGTAGGAGACAATATATCTACAGATGAAATTTTGGCTGGCGGAGCGCGTGTCCTTCCATATCGGAGTAATTTACCCGAAATTGCCAAATTCACTTATGAAGCTGTAGATCCTTCATACGTTAAGAAAGCGATGCAAACAAAAGATAGCGGCGGGCACGCTATCGTAGGCGGATATAATTATGGCCAGGGATCCAGTCGTGAGCATGCTGCACTGGCCCCACGCTATTTAGGGCTTCAAGTTGTTATTGCGAAAGACTATGCCAGAATCCATTGGCAAAATCTCGTCAACTTTGGGATTCTCCCCTTAACGTTTGTAAACGAAGAAGATTATGAAAAACTCGAAACCGGAGATACACTGCATTTAGCAGACATACGAAAAACAATACAAAAACAAAATAAATTGACAGCCTTGCTTAAAGGAAAAGAAGGCACCATTGAGCTTGAGCACAGCTTATCAGAAAGACAAATCGACACAATCCTGCACGGCGGTCTGATCAATTGGATTAAAGCAAAAATATAAAAAATAAATAGGGGCGCAGCGCCCCTATTTATTTTTTATATTTTCTGATGACATGATCCGAATATACAAATTACCTTGATGAGCTTCTGCCAAAATCAATATGGGCTGGCTATATTTGTTCTTAAATACGAAATCCGGCCCCCACCAACTCACTGCTGCATCCCTTCCAGAAGGCACATAAGGCACTTGCCTGCTATGAGAGTACCGTTCCACAATTTGTACTCCCCTTAGGTCTACTGCATTAAATAAAGTTGATGAGACTTGACAAATCCCACCGCCAATACCTTCTGTTAATTCCCCTTTTACAATAACAGGGGCTCGCTTATACCCTTTCTCTTCAGTTCGCTCTCCGACAATGCGATTAAAAGAGAATGTTTCTCCAGGAAAAACAACATAATTGTTGATCGCTTGGGCCGCAAGCTCAATATTATGGCTGCGCTCAGTATGGCTTTGTTCGAAATGGGTGCGATATTCACCAAGTTGTATGGTTCGGATTTGATTCAAGAGTTCACTATCTACACGAGGGTAAATCCTTTCTGTCGGGATCTCGAATGATGATGCGTCTTTTTGCAGCAAGTGGCTCATCAGCATTTGTCGGAAGTTGAGCTCATGAACTTGTATCCCTGGAATTTCTGATGAAATTTCATCATCTGATGTAATTCTGGCGTTCTTAGGCGAGGTATATATACGCTTCTGTATCTTCTTATAAAGCGCATACATACGCTTCTGATCAAAAATCAAACCGCCTGAACCTTCTAGGAAGAAATAGTCCCGATGTATTGTCTCAACTGGTTCATCTTCGTATATAAGATCTATTTCTTCTGCTGCAACAGACATCGCAGGAAATATCATAATAATGATTATCACAGCTAAACACTGCTTCATTTCACATAACCCCTTAACCATATTATCTGTTTTTTAGTATGGGGTTATATACATATAACATGCAGAAGCTGTTACATTTTTTCTACTCTCTATTTTCACATGATAAACCATAGAAAAGCCACAACACTTAAAACAATAGCAATGATATAGATCGCTATTTGCAATGGTATATTCGACCTGAGTGATTCTTCTTCGTAGTCAAGGGATCGTTTCAGTTCTTCTTCAGGGGTATCGCCTTCTTCCTCATATTGTTTCATTTTCTTTTCTTCTTGTTTAAAGGCGTACAATGTACCAACAACAGCAACCGCAAAAAGAATAACAAGAAAAATTATTAATCCAGTACTCATCAAGACACCCCCTTTTTAACTGTTTTGTATCTAAAATGACAAAAAGGCTGTCCCGTCCCTATGACGTGAACAGCCTGCATATATTCATTATCTAAAGTCTCTGGTGTCCTCAAATTTGCGACTGGCATAAACATAACCTACAACAGACGCAAGTACCATTAAAAATGTATATAACGTTCCCTTTTTCATGGTCGATTCCTCCTCATTCCATTTTCAACAATTTAACCGTTTCAAATGATTAGAACGGACGGAACTTGCCTTTTCTCAATACAAGTTTCGGTCCGCCGAGCAAGAATAGGTAACGATTATCCACGACTTTCTTCATTGTTGCGGCGGACTTTCCGTATAGCTTCGTTCCGGAAAATACGGTCCCCATGCCATCTGTTACACCCAATGATGCGACTGTACCTTTATCGTCAAACACAAAAGATTCCAGCGGTTCATTATGGAGCAGAGCACGGAGGTTGGCAGCACAAGTATCAGCATGCTGCATAGCAGACTGGGCAGTTGGTGGGTATGGCCGACCTTCTTCTTTATTCATAACCCATGCACAGTCACCCAGAATAAAGATATTTTCTTCACCTGGTGCGCGGAGATCGCCATCGACAGTAACCTTACCTTTTGTCAATTCAAACCCTGACTCAGTCAGGATAGAGCTGCCTTTCACACCACCTGTCCATACAACGGTTCCAGCTTTGACCTTCTCATGATCATCACCGACAACAAAACCATCTTCAGTACATTCCTGAATCTTAGCATTTTCCATAAATTCAACACCGCGGCTCTGAAGTGAATCTTTTGCATAGGCCACCAGATCTTTATCAAATCCTGGCATAATCGATGGTGCCGCTTCAACGTTGATGATTCGGACCTTACTGCGGTCAACATCATACTTTTTGCAAAGCTCGGGAACTTTTTCCACAAGCTCTCCAACAAACTCAATACCTGTAAAACCGCCCCCGCCGACAAGGATGGCAAGGCTGTCATCATCTGGGTTTTCCTGAGTGTTATATTTTGCGAACTGATACTCTATGTGACTGTAGATCTCACGGCACGTATCGATATCATTGATAAAGAAGGCATGATCTTCCATACCTTTTATGCCAAATGTGTTGGTTTCAAATCCAAGAGAGATGACAAGATAATCATAGCTCAATTCACTGTTTTCCAATTCAACCACTTGATCCTCTTTGTTCACCTTAGCAACCGTATCATAAATCAATCTGACACGATTAGGGTTGATCACATCACTGATCATAATGCGGACCTGGTTAGGATTAATCGTCCCAGCAGCTACCTCATGCAGCCAGGTCGTCTGGTAGTGATAATTATGCTTATTGACAAGTACAATTTCTGCTTCTTCCGGTGCAAGGTTTTGACACAACCGCTTAGTGGTCATCATGCCTGCATATCCGGCACCGAGAACGACAATCCTTGGTTTTTTAGAATTCATTCGTACAAGCTCCTTCCTTGATAATCTGTTTGCCAGCACATATTTGATGTGCGCCATTCAGATTGACTGCTATTCTTAGTGTTTATATAACCTACATCCTATATCATAGCAAAAAATAATCCTCAGGGCTATTAATCCACCATCATATGGTGCAAGTTTAACGCCGTCTTGTTAAAATAGACTTAAAAGTTCTATGGGGGGCGGCATAATGACAATTTGGCATGTGAATCAAAACGATAAGATAGTGAAACAACTTTCTAAAAAGGACCCTAAATTAGGAGAGCTGATTGGATTAATTGGCAATGTTGATTTCCAAACACGGCCTGATCGATTTCGTTCCCTCGTTCGTTCAATTACAGGACAGCTTATATCTGTTGCGGCAGCAGAAGCCATATTCAATCGTTTGGACCGTGCATTAGATGGGGACATTACCGCAGAATCTGTGAAGCGCCTTCCGGATGAAACAATCCGTGAATGTGGATTTTCAAGAAGTAAATTGCAATATCTTCGGGATCTTCAAGAAAAAGTCTGTTCCGGTTCGCTGAATTTAAATGAGCTGGATAACTTTGACGATCAGACTGTTATCAAATGTTTAACGGATATTAAGGGGATTGGTGCTTGGACGGCACATATGTTTTTAATATTCTCGTTAAAAAGACAAAACATACTTGCGATCGGAGACATTGGTCTTCAGCGTGCTGCGAGATGGCTTTACCAGGTCGAACAGTCCAAAAGAAAGGAAGCACTCCTGGTGGAAGGTGAAAAATGGTCACCCCACTGCACCATTGCATCTATCTATTTATGGGAGGCAGTTCAAAGAGGATGGCTGTCCTATGATTCAATTGAAGACCTAAAATAAAGCGTGTGCTTAAAAAGCGCACACGCTTCATTCAGAGCGTCTTAAGTTTATACAGGACGCACGGTGATTTCATTTACGTTAACATAATCCGGCTGAGTCAGAGCATAAATCACAGCATGTGCGATATCATCTGTCTCAAGCGGTTTTCGGTCTTTATTGGTGTTCTCTCTTGTGTTTACCTGTCCGGGGGATATGTTTGTGACCCTGACTCCGGTACGGGCAAGCTCTTTCTCGAGTCCAATGGAAATTGCGCGAACAGCAGACTTTGTGGCACTGTATACGGTACTCACTTTTGTCACTTCAAATCCCGAGACCGAGGCAATATTGATAATGTGCCCTGATTTTTGTGTGATCATATCTGGGAGAACCCCGTTTACCCCGTACAAAACGCCTTTGATATTTGTATCAACCATTTGCTCCCACTCATCCACTGCACCATCAGTTATGCGTGCTGACAACATGGCGCCAGCATTATTAATATAGATGTCTACTTTGCCGAATGTCTCTTTTGCCTGTTCAATAAGTGACGTGACTTCAGGGGCATTCGATACATCAGCCTGAACCGCAACAGCCTTTCCATTGTTATTTGCATTGATTGAGGCAGCAAGATCTTCTAATTTATGCACGCTTCGGGCGGCAAGCACCACGTTTGCACCTTCATAGGCCAGGTGAGTTGCAATTCCCGAACCTATTCCACTGCTTGCACCCGTTACAATGGCTGTTTTACCTGTTAATTGTCCCATTTAATCGAACTCCTCTCCATGTTATACAAGATCTTATTTTTCTATTCTAGCATACATTAAGAATGATCACGTTCTTCGTCCCTTAATTCATACATTCTATCCCGCCATTCGCTAACACGGTTTTTAATGTCATCTGCTTGCTTGTTGATATCTTCTTTCTTCTCATCGGTCAAATTTTTAATGAGCGTTCGGATCTCATCGTCTCTTTCATCCAGAAGAGCCTTAAGATCTTCACGTGCTTCGCTGGATAATAAGTCATGGTCACGAATCAAGCGATAAACAGTATTTAAGCGTTCTGTTTCCAATTGTCTTACTTCAGTAAGTTTATTCGTGTGTTTCTCCAGCTCTTCAAGCTTCCCCAGAACTTCCCAAGGTCCGGGAGCTTTTGTATGGGCCCATGCCAAATCGGCTAAAGATGGAAGCCATCTCTTCTGAATGGTATCCTGAAGTTCCTCTTCGTTGTCAGCCGGATAATAAGTGCCGTTTCCTGCATCAGATACTTTCTTCAATTCATTTTCAGCTGTTTCATCAACATGAAAACCGATAATATGAACCTTTCTTTCTTTTGAATCTTTTGTAAAAGCTTCGGCAGCAGCAACTGGATCACCGCCACAAGTTTCCACCCCATCACTTACAACATAAACCGTCACGTCTTCTGTGAAATCCCGGCTCATATTTGCCGCTTCTTTAATAGCCCCTGCAAGTGGTGTCCAGCCTTTACTTTCAAAAGAATTAAGCGATGCCTGGAAAGTTTCTTCATCGTATGGGCTCATTTCATAAACTTCTTCAATTCCTTCACAAGAAAGCTGTTTATCTTCTGAGGACTCAGACCCTAAGTGACCGTATACAAGAAGAGATAGGTCGCTGTCCTGTCCAATTACTTCACCAAATCTTTGGACAGCGTTCTTAGCGATATCCATTTTTATTTTTCCATTCACCCTGAGAAGCATACTTGAACTTGCATCAAGTAAAATAAACGCTTTTTTTGGAGAGGCTTTTTTTCCTTCTTTTTTCTCAATTTCCGGATCAGGCAGATATGGCTCCTCAAAGTCAGGGTCGTACGTGCTGGCCTTTTCAAAATATGTTTGATAATACGAGCTAGCTAATAGATCAACTGCTCCCCTATATATCTGTTCAGGATCATTTGTTTCATCTGTCAATGCTGTTATTTCTTTTTCCAGAGTTTCAACCAGTTGATCACTCATCTTTTCATCAACGTCAAGATTTGCCGTTAATTTGCCTTCTTCTTGATTGACTAAGTGCTCCCACGTCATTTCTGGTAATGGCTTCGTTTTAGGCTTCGAGCTCTCGGAAGGAGTTGTTCGAACTTCGGGTTTTTCATGTTCCTCCTGGTCACTTGACACGTGCTCATTTGTCTCCTCATCATTACAAGCTAACAATATGAATAAAAGAAACATTAAGAGAAAGAGCGCCCACTTTTTCATATGTATCACCTCATTTAGTCATTTTGCTCATTTGCGATAGCCTCTACCAGCCGATCTTCTATATCCGGTCCATCTTCGTCATCCAAAAGATTGTTTAATAAAATCGAGAAGATCAGCGTTTCCTTGTTATGCGTATTAACATACCCTGACAAAGTACTGACACCATAAATTGTTCCCGTTTTGGCTTTAACATCTAGGTGTGACATACGTTCTCTTAGCGTTCCACCATTCATACGGTCCGGTGCACCAGCAACCGGGAGCGATCGCAAGAAAGAAGGAAACCATGTTTCTTCCTGAACGTTAAACAACAACTTTGTCAATTCATTCGCAGGGATTGAATTAATATGAGAAATTCCTGAACCATCTCTGATCAGAATCGTGCCTGTGTTCATACCAAGCTCTAGCAGCTTAGTCTCCAGAACCTGCAAGCCTTTTTCCCATGACCCTCACTGTGTTCCAATTGTCCCATTTCTTTGATCAACATTTCACCGATTGTATTGTTGGAAAGCTTCATAAATGGTACGAGCAAATCCTTCAAAGGCATTGAGGCATGTGTGTGTATGAGTTGAGCTCCATCAGGGGTTTTATGAGTGCTTATTTCCCCTGAAACAGTAATGCCTTTTTCTGTTAATGCGCTTTGAAATAAACTTAGTGCGTATTGAGTCGGGTCCCATACCGAAATCCATTCATATACCGAATTCGCTGCTGTCGGGAGTGATCCCGAAACCTTAATTATATTTGTACCATGTTCTCTTTCAACTGTTAATTCGGCCTCAGCATTACCTGATTCAGTGGTTATTGCAGTATTTTTCACTTGCACATAATTTGTTTCCGGCATAAGGCTAACCGTCGGCGTTTCCCCTGCTTCACCAGTCTTAACGCCAACAATAACACTTCCAGCATCATAATCCGTGTTCGGTGAAGCAGTCAGAGCTGAAATTTGAGCTCCGTAATAATATGTTTCATCGCTCCAATTCAAATCCCGTGACAGGCGTTCATCATCATACCAGGTATCGTCACCTACTACGTTCCCCTCAATATGGGTGATCCCTTTTTCTTTCAGCAGCAGCGCCATCTTCTGGAAAGTTTGCTGCGTTAAGGTCGGGTCACCTTTCCCCTTTATGTATAAATCACCGTTGAGCGTTCCGGCTTCAATTTGACCGTCGATTAATAATTGGGTTGACATGGTGTAATCCGGCCCTAGTACTGATAATGCAGCCGCACCGGTTAGTAATTTCATATTAGATGCAGGGTGAAGACGAATATCACCATGCTGCTCATATATCAATGTGCCGGATTCGGCAGATCTCACACTAATACCTGCGATTGCACCTTGCAGATCCGGTTCTTGATCCAGTACTGAATCAATACGGCGTTTTAATTGACTGGTGAAACTGCTTGTTTCAGTTATGTCATTATTATGGATCATATCTTCCTCCTCTTTCATCGATTGTTTCAATTGGTTTTCTTTTTCAAATTGAAAGGTCAAGACGATGATTACAAGCACGAGTATTGTGATCCCAGCATAAAGTAATCTATAACGGATCAAAACGTGCACTCCTTTGATTTGGTTTATTTCATTTCATATTAGCTTCTTCATTGGAACATGTCCAATTACTGTATATACGGGTGGGAAATTAACCCTTGAATACCTAAAACCAATCCACCCAAACTAAAGTATATAATGGGGGTCACTAGCGTCGCATTAATATAAACGAAATATTCAGATTAACACCTTCGGTGTAAAACGAAAAAAGTTAAAACACCGAATTAAAGGTAGTAAACATCCATTTTTTTACTATGGCTAACGGCAGAAACAACAAGGACAAAGACGTTTTACGGGATACCTTTCCCTTCGATTTTTTTCAACCATATATAAGCTGGCTTCCACAGGGATGCTTTTAAATAGCGACTTATCTGCAAGTAGCTTCGATGGCTGCCTGTGTACAATTGAACCAATACGTTCAAGCAATACACAATCATTGCGATATAGACCTGGTTGTGGACAGCTTGTTCACTGTATCCGTAAAACTTTTTGATGCTCAAATGCTGCTTCATCCATTTGAAGAATAGTTCAATGGCCCATCTTGATCGATAGATGTCGGCGATTTCATCGGCATCCAAATCAAAGCGGTTCGTCAGTAGTGTAAGCTCATTGCCTTTTGTGTCAAACAATTTTAGTCTGCGAAACACGTTTTCCGAACGGTTTTGGGGTGATCCAATGACAACCATTTCATCCGATAACACATTCGATTCCTCTGGTAGTGAAAACGTCTCAAGTACACGTACGACGGCATTCTTACGCAAGCGAGAAACAAAGAAAAAGCCTTCGTCAGTCATACGATCGAAACGTTCATAATCCAGGTAACCGCGGTCAAATACGTACATGCAGGCCTTGTCGTCGACAA
This sequence is a window from Lentibacillus sp. JNUCC-1. Protein-coding genes within it:
- a CDS encoding aconitate hydratase, translated to MAFNVTEKLIHSHLVSGEMKKGEEIGLKIDQTLTQDATGTMVMLELEAMGLDYAKTEASAQYVDHNLIQVDNKNPDDHLFLESASKRFGLYYSRPGNGVSHPVHMQRLARPGKTLLGSDSHTCANGAMGMLAMGAGGIDVALAITGEPIYIKMPEIMGVKLTGKLPDWVSAKDVALEMLRRYDVKGGVGKIIEYYGPGVKELSAMDRHVIANKGAELGATTTVFPSDEEIKRFMATQDREEEWEELVADEDASYDLHDEINLSELVPLIAKPSSPGNVVPVSEIAGTPIYQSYIGSSANPGFRDFAIAAEIVKGNKIADTLSFDINPTSRQMLTSLVKEFHIASLLQSGARLHQAGCNGCIGMGQAPATGKNSLRTTPRNFPGRSGTVEDSVYLSSPETAAVSALKGEITDPRTFDKPYPKVNVPNEKYVDDHLFEPPLPVEEAKNVEIVKGPNIVSIPEMNELPDELEIPVLLKVGDNISTDEILAGGARVLPYRSNLPEIAKFTYEAVDPSYVKKAMQTKDSGGHAIVGGYNYGQGSSREHAALAPRYLGLQVVIAKDYARIHWQNLVNFGILPLTFVNEEDYEKLETGDTLHLADIRKTIQKQNKLTALLKGKEGTIELEHSLSERQIDTILHGGLINWIKAKI
- a CDS encoding VanW family protein; the encoded protein is MKQCLAVIIIIMIFPAMSVAAEEIDLIYEDEPVETIHRDYFFLEGSGGLIFDQKRMYALYKKIQKRIYTSPKNARITSDDEISSEIPGIQVHELNFRQMLMSHLLQKDASSFEIPTERIYPRVDSELLNQIRTIQLGEYRTHFEQSHTERSHNIELAAQAINNYVVFPGETFSFNRIVGERTEEKGYKRAPVIVKGELTEGIGGGICQVSSTLFNAVDLRGVQIVERYSHSRQVPYVPSGRDAAVSWWGPDFVFKNKYSQPILILAEAHQGNLYIRIMSSENIKNK
- a CDS encoding NAD(P)/FAD-dependent oxidoreductase produces the protein MNSKKPRIVVLGAGYAGMMTTKRLCQNLAPEEAEIVLVNKHNYHYQTTWLHEVAAGTINPNQVRIMISDVINPNRVRLIYDTVAKVNKEDQVVELENSELSYDYLVISLGFETNTFGIKGMEDHAFFINDIDTCREIYSHIEYQFAKYNTQENPDDDSLAILVGGGGFTGIEFVGELVEKVPELCKKYDVDRSKVRIINVEAAPSIMPGFDKDLVAYAKDSLQSRGVEFMENAKIQECTEDGFVVGDDHEKVKAGTVVWTGGVKGSSILTESGFELTKGKVTVDGDLRAPGEENIFILGDCAWVMNKEEGRPYPPTAQSAMQHADTCAANLRALLHNEPLESFVFDDKGTVASLGVTDGMGTVFSGTKLYGKSAATMKKVVDNRYLFLLGGPKLVLRKGKFRPF
- a CDS encoding DNA-3-methyladenine glycosylase family protein; the protein is MTIWHVNQNDKIVKQLSKKDPKLGELIGLIGNVDFQTRPDRFRSLVRSITGQLISVAAAEAIFNRLDRALDGDITAESVKRLPDETIRECGFSRSKLQYLRDLQEKVCSGSLNLNELDNFDDQTVIKCLTDIKGIGAWTAHMFLIFSLKRQNILAIGDIGLQRAARWLYQVEQSKRKEALLVEGEKWSPHCTIASIYLWEAVQRGWLSYDSIEDLK
- a CDS encoding SDR family oxidoreductase; translated protein: MGQLTGKTAIVTGASSGIGSGIATHLAYEGANVVLAARSVHKLEDLAASINANNNGKAVAVQADVSNAPEVTSLIEQAKETFGKVDIYINNAGAMLSARITDGAVDEWEQMVDTNIKGVLYGVNGVLPDMITQKSGHIINIASVSGFEVTKVSTVYSATKSAVRAISIGLEKELARTGVRVTNISPGQVNTRENTNKDRKPLETDDIAHAVIYALTQPDYVNVNEITVRPV
- a CDS encoding vWA domain-containing protein, which encodes MLACNDEETNEHVSSDQEEHEKPEVRTTPSESSKPKTKPLPEMTWEHLVNQEEGKLTANLDVDEKMSDQLVETLEKEITALTDETNDPEQIYRGAVDLLASSYYQTYFEKASTYDPDFEEPYLPDPEIEKKEGKKASPKKAFILLDASSSMLLRVNGKIKMDIAKNAVQRFGEVIGQDSDLSLLVYGHLGSESSEDKQLSCEGIEEVYEMSPYDEETFQASLNSFESKGWTPLAGAIKEAANMSRDFTEDVTVYVVSDGVETCGGDPVAAAEAFTKDSKERKVHIIGFHVDETAENELKKVSDAGNGTYYPADNEEELQDTIQKRWLPSLADLAWAHTKAPGPWEVLGKLEELEKHTNKLTEVRQLETERLNTVYRLIRDHDLLSSEAREDLKALLDERDDEIRTLIKNLTDEKKEDINKQADDIKNRVSEWRDRMYELRDEERDHS
- a CDS encoding IS4 family transposase, encoding MDKSTRKTSFKQWLAPINQALFEEQVSLHRLDHYTKKLYMDSFMSLLLYAQLHEIESLRALSDAVFSEELQRSAGLDTISFSQLGRRLNQVPTAFFQTIFLDLISQIHAKTQFQQRRQVTTPLKIIDSSTLPLNLTNHNWAEFRQTKSGVKLHLRLVFMEEGHSYPDQAVITNAVHHDRGQLEVLVDDKACMYVFDRGYLDYERFDRMTDEGFFFVSRLRKNAVVRVLETFSLPEESNVLSDEMVVIGSPQNRSENVFRRLKLFDTKGNELTLLTNRFDLDADEIADIYRSRWAIELFFKWMKQHLSIKKFYGYSEQAVHNQVYIAMIVYCLNVLVQLYTGSHRSYLQISRYLKASLWKPAYIWLKKIEGKGIP